Proteins from a genomic interval of Beijerinckia indica subsp. indica ATCC 9039:
- a CDS encoding Do family serine endopeptidase, whose protein sequence is MGLARRFLPVSFPLPVRPARGRALRFGSSLALSLTSGLMLATTSLPPFTLVEAQARGPESLADLSAAVSDAVVNISATQTVDEKRPGNGPQLEPGTPFDDLFEEFFRRRQQRGGGGGGGAVPRPHERRSNSLGSGFVIDPAGIIITNNHVIADANEVTVIFTDGQKLKAQVLGKDAKVDVAVLKVKPEKPLKAVKFGDSEVMRVGDWVIAVGNPFGLGGTVTAGIVSARNRNIDSGPYDNYIQTDAAINKGNSGGPLFNMAGEVIGINTAILSPSGGSIGIGFATPASMVVPIVEQLQKFGETRRGWLGVRIQNVDDTIAESLNLGTARGALIAGVDDKGPAKSAGLSAGDVIVKFDGTAIKESRDLPKLVAMAAVGKDVPVVLIRQGKEITKNVKLGRLEDNEKQASLNTPDRDESALGSASQRVLGMSLSALTDEARQKFAIRDTVASGVVITDVDPESAAAEKHIQPGELVVEINQDAVKTPAEINKKLQSLKEQGKKSALLLVSNGQGEVRFVALAIP, encoded by the coding sequence ATGGGTTTGGCCCGCAGGTTCCTTCCCGTTTCCTTCCCCCTACCGGTACGACCCGCGCGAGGCCGGGCGCTGCGCTTCGGCTCAAGCCTCGCACTGAGCCTCACTTCGGGACTCATGCTGGCCACGACCTCTTTGCCGCCTTTTACCTTGGTCGAGGCACAAGCGCGCGGACCAGAATCCCTGGCCGATCTCTCGGCTGCCGTCAGCGATGCGGTCGTCAATATTTCCGCGACGCAGACCGTGGACGAAAAGCGCCCCGGCAATGGGCCACAGCTTGAGCCAGGCACGCCGTTCGACGATCTGTTCGAGGAATTTTTCCGTCGCCGGCAGCAGCGTGGCGGTGGTGGGGGTGGCGGTGCCGTTCCGCGCCCGCATGAGCGCCGCTCGAATTCGCTGGGCTCTGGCTTCGTCATCGATCCGGCCGGCATCATCATCACCAATAATCACGTCATCGCCGATGCCAATGAGGTGACGGTCATCTTTACCGATGGTCAAAAGCTCAAGGCGCAGGTCCTCGGCAAGGATGCGAAGGTCGATGTGGCTGTCCTCAAGGTCAAGCCGGAGAAGCCCCTGAAGGCCGTTAAATTCGGCGACAGTGAAGTCATGCGGGTCGGTGATTGGGTCATTGCCGTCGGCAATCCCTTCGGGCTCGGCGGCACGGTGACGGCGGGCATTGTTTCGGCGCGCAACCGCAACATCGATTCCGGCCCTTACGACAATTATATCCAGACCGATGCAGCCATCAACAAGGGGAATTCCGGTGGCCCCTTGTTCAATATGGCCGGTGAGGTGATCGGTATTAATACAGCGATCCTGTCGCCCTCCGGCGGCTCGATCGGCATCGGTTTCGCGACGCCTGCGTCCATGGTCGTTCCGATTGTGGAGCAATTGCAGAAATTTGGCGAAACACGCCGGGGCTGGCTTGGCGTGCGCATCCAGAATGTCGATGACACCATCGCCGAAAGCCTCAATCTCGGCACGGCGCGCGGCGCGTTGATCGCCGGCGTGGACGACAAGGGACCGGCCAAGTCGGCTGGCCTCTCCGCTGGCGACGTCATCGTCAAATTCGATGGCACTGCAATCAAGGAATCGCGTGATCTGCCCAAGCTCGTCGCCATGGCCGCCGTCGGCAAGGACGTGCCGGTCGTCCTGATCCGTCAGGGCAAGGAGATCACCAAAAACGTGAAGCTCGGCCGTCTCGAGGACAATGAGAAACAGGCCTCGCTCAATACGCCCGATCGCGACGAAAGCGCGCTCGGCTCAGCGAGCCAGCGTGTCCTGGGGATGAGCCTGTCTGCGCTGACCGACGAAGCTCGGCAGAAATTCGCGATCCGCGACACTGTCGCATCGGGCGTCGTCATCACCGATGTCGATCCTGAATCGGCGGCGGCGGAAAAACATATTCAGCCGGGTGAACTGGTCGTCGAAATCAATCAGGACGCGGTGAAGACACCGGCCGAGATCAACAAGAAATTGCAGAGCCTGAAGGAGCAAGGCAAGAAATCAGCTTTGCTGCTCGTCTCCAACGGACAGGGTGAAGTGCGTTTCGTCGCTCTTGCCATTCCTTGA
- a CDS encoding patatin-like phospholipase family protein yields the protein MDTGIETHPLDFGVTNSPHLKRINLALQGGGSHGAFAWGVLDRLLEDERIDFDGISATSVGAVNATVLAYGLAVGGRTGARQALTNFWHHLAYLASLSPLQPTLFDRLMGNHSLDKSPVFVQFDLLTRLFSPYQFNPFNINPLRSILCDTVDFDAIRKPHCPIKLFLSATNVRTGKIRVFDNEEIGPDAVLASACLPFLFQAIEIDGEYFWDGGYMGNPAIFPLIYNCESRDVVIVHINPIERPDVPKTAGEILNRINEISFNSSLMREMRSVCFVTKLIEEQKILDNTMKRMLIHSIEADDVMRTMSAGSKLNADWDQVNKLMNVGRERADAWLAAHFGQLGRESTIDISEKYL from the coding sequence ATGGATACCGGCATCGAAACCCACCCTCTGGACTTCGGGGTCACCAATTCACCTCATCTGAAGCGGATCAATTTAGCGCTCCAGGGTGGCGGCTCGCATGGAGCTTTTGCCTGGGGCGTGCTCGATCGGCTCCTTGAAGATGAACGTATCGACTTCGACGGTATCAGCGCCACGAGTGTTGGCGCGGTGAACGCAACGGTACTGGCTTATGGGCTGGCCGTCGGTGGGCGCACAGGCGCACGACAGGCGCTGACGAACTTTTGGCACCACCTTGCCTATCTAGCGTCGCTCAGCCCTCTACAGCCAACTCTGTTTGACCGGTTGATGGGCAACCACTCCCTCGACAAATCGCCGGTTTTCGTCCAATTCGACCTCTTGACCCGGTTGTTTTCACCCTACCAGTTCAACCCGTTCAACATCAATCCTCTGCGTTCCATCCTTTGCGATACGGTCGACTTTGACGCGATACGCAAGCCGCATTGTCCGATCAAGCTTTTTCTCTCGGCAACGAACGTAAGAACGGGAAAGATACGTGTGTTTGACAACGAAGAGATCGGACCCGACGCTGTTCTGGCTTCGGCTTGTCTTCCGTTTCTGTTCCAGGCGATCGAAATCGACGGTGAGTACTTTTGGGATGGTGGGTATATGGGCAATCCGGCAATCTTCCCACTCATCTATAATTGCGAAAGCCGAGACGTGGTGATTGTCCATATCAATCCCATCGAGCGCCCCGATGTGCCAAAAACAGCAGGCGAGATCCTGAATCGCATCAACGAAATCAGCTTCAACTCCTCGCTCATGCGTGAGATGCGCTCAGTCTGTTTCGTGACCAAGCTGATCGAGGAGCAGAAGATCCTGGACAACACCATGAAGCGCATGCTGATTCACAGTATCGAGGCAGACGATGTGATGCGAACGATGAGCGCGGGGAGTAAATTGAACGCTGACTGGGACCAGGTCAACAAGCTTATGAATGTCGGCCGCGAGCGGGCAGATGCTTGGCTTGCCGCCCACTTCGGCCAGCTAGGCAGGGAGTCGACGATCGACATCAGTGAGAAGTATCTCTGA